From a region of the Mucilaginibacter auburnensis genome:
- a CDS encoding radical SAM protein: MPERPYIYYDFTQSICSTCLRRVDAKIVFEEGNVYMLKNCRLHGFEKVLVATDIEYYKNCRNYAKRSEIPLKFNTKTHYGCPYDCGLCQDHEQHSCLTVVEVTDRCNLSCPTCYAMSSPSYGRHRTLEEIEQMLDVVVANEGQPDVVQISGGEPTIHPQFFEILDIAKTKPIRHLMVNTNGIRIAKDESFVKRLATYMPDFEIYLQFDSFKKEALEELRGEDLREVREKAIANLNKYNLSTTLVVTLQKGLNTGEIGEIIEYALKQPCVRGVTFQPTQQAGRLENFNPETDRYTLTEVRSAILEQTNIFNSNDLIPVPCNPDALVMAYALKLGDQVFPLTRMIDPNDLLDNSKNTIVYEQDEQLKGHLLNMFSTGNSVEKASEHMKSIMCCLPEIDAPGLGYDNLFRIIIMQFIDAQNFDVRAIKKSCVHIVNKDLSIIPFETMNLFYRDDKVAYLNQLKEEMQWI, translated from the coding sequence ATGCCTGAACGTCCGTACATTTATTATGATTTTACACAAAGCATTTGTTCAACCTGTTTGCGCAGGGTTGACGCAAAAATAGTTTTTGAAGAGGGTAATGTTTATATGCTCAAAAACTGCAGACTGCACGGGTTTGAAAAAGTGCTTGTCGCCACTGATATTGAATACTACAAAAACTGCCGCAATTATGCCAAGCGGAGCGAAATACCATTAAAATTTAATACCAAAACGCATTACGGTTGTCCGTATGATTGTGGCTTGTGCCAGGATCATGAACAGCACTCTTGCCTCACCGTAGTGGAGGTAACAGACAGATGTAACTTAAGTTGCCCAACGTGTTACGCCATGTCTTCGCCAAGTTATGGCAGGCACCGCACACTGGAAGAGATAGAGCAGATGCTGGACGTTGTGGTAGCCAACGAAGGTCAGCCGGATGTGGTGCAGATAAGCGGAGGAGAACCTACCATTCACCCGCAGTTTTTTGAGATACTGGATATTGCCAAAACAAAACCCATCAGGCATTTAATGGTGAATACCAACGGTATACGCATTGCTAAAGACGAATCTTTTGTAAAACGATTGGCAACCTACATGCCCGATTTTGAAATTTACCTGCAGTTCGACTCTTTTAAAAAGGAAGCTTTAGAAGAATTACGCGGTGAAGATCTGCGTGAGGTTAGAGAAAAGGCCATTGCTAACTTGAATAAATATAACCTGTCAACCACATTGGTAGTAACGCTGCAAAAGGGCTTAAATACCGGTGAGATAGGTGAAATTATTGAATACGCTTTAAAACAACCGTGTGTAAGGGGCGTAACCTTTCAACCTACACAACAAGCAGGTAGGTTAGAAAACTTTAACCCCGAAACCGACAGGTATACATTAACCGAAGTGCGCTCTGCAATATTGGAGCAAACTAACATCTTTAACTCGAATGACCTGATACCGGTACCCTGTAACCCTGATGCGCTGGTAATGGCCTACGCGTTAAAGCTTGGCGACCAGGTTTTTCCGCTAACGCGAATGATAGACCCTAATGATCTGCTGGATAACTCGAAAAATACGATAGTCTATGAGCAGGATGAGCAGCTAAAAGGACATTTACTTAATATGTTCAGTACGGGCAACTCTGTCGAAAAAGCGTCTGAGCACATGAAATCCATAATGTGTTGTCTGCCCGAAATAGACGCGCCGGGTTTGGGTTATGATAATTTGTTCCGTATCATCATTATGCAGTTTATTGACGCGCAGAATTTTGATGTAAGGGCTATAAAAAAGTCTTGTGTACACATTGTGAATAAAGACCTTAGTATTATCCCTTTTGAAACAATGAATTTGTTTTACAGAGACGATAAGGTAGCTTACCTTAATCAATTAAAGGAGGAAATGCAATGGATATAA
- a CDS encoding riboflavin synthase: MFTGIIETLGTITNLQHEQGNLHITVASAISNELKIDQSVAHNGVCLTVVKVADGEHTVTAIDETLSKTNLGHLQVGEPVNLERCMQMNARLDGHIVQGHVDQTAICTVYKELDGSWEYTFEYDATKGNVTVEKGSICVNGISLTVVNSQVNSFSVAIIPYTYEHTNLHNVREGLVVNLEFDIIGKYVARLMQR, translated from the coding sequence ATGTTTACAGGAATTATAGAAACCTTAGGTACAATTACCAATCTGCAACACGAACAGGGCAACCTGCACATCACCGTTGCATCAGCAATATCAAACGAGTTAAAAATTGATCAATCGGTTGCGCACAATGGTGTGTGTTTAACTGTGGTTAAAGTAGCCGATGGCGAGCATACCGTAACGGCTATTGACGAAACTTTAAGCAAAACAAATTTAGGGCACCTGCAGGTTGGTGAGCCCGTGAATCTGGAACGCTGTATGCAAATGAATGCCCGCTTAGACGGCCACATTGTACAGGGCCATGTAGACCAAACCGCTATATGCACTGTTTATAAAGAGCTGGATGGGAGTTGGGAATACACGTTTGAATACGACGCTACCAAAGGCAACGTAACGGTTGAAAAAGGCTCTATCTGCGTTAACGGTATCAGCTTAACCGTGGTTAACTCGCAGGTCAATAGTTTTTCAGTCGCTATTATTCCTTACACTTATGAGCATACCAACCTGCATAATGTGCGCGAAGGCTTAGTAGTGAACCTGGAGTTTGACATTATTGGCAAATACGTAGCGCGGTTAATGCAACGTTAA
- a CDS encoding tetratricopeptide repeat protein, producing MKYLSLLLFIAFYFSMESYAQETRKTDDALLLDYYQGGRYAEALTYLKTVYAEPVSDAKELTRLAYTASMANKLPEAEAYYQQIYNRDTTNKTSLYNMATINQRRGNNFKAESYLKKYIKLDTTTFAVYKQLANFAATKADFTAQLAYLQRANKLDSIEFDVAADLSDLYVKLKFNQQAEKVLSVAIAADPENIVLLQSLLKLASAQKKWQLAVKTGEQLLQAGDGSAFTATKLGVAYYQMKSYRCGIETLAALPDIFQTEVTAYFTGACYKQLKDPKNAVYYFDKAIKLSISPSTNTYYSEMGDTYEGMKLLSKAQSSYQKALLYDEKPLTLYFLANLFDRQLKDPSSALKYFKKYLASKPDANEEKDYIAYSKSRVEQLTAAKK from the coding sequence ATGAAATATCTATCTCTCCTACTCTTTATTGCATTTTATTTTTCGATGGAAAGCTATGCGCAGGAAACCCGCAAAACGGATGATGCACTCCTGCTGGATTACTACCAGGGAGGACGTTATGCTGAGGCCCTAACCTACCTCAAAACGGTTTATGCTGAACCGGTAAGTGATGCAAAAGAGTTGACCCGTTTGGCTTATACAGCGTCTATGGCGAATAAACTACCGGAAGCAGAAGCTTATTACCAGCAGATATACAACCGCGACACAACCAACAAAACGTCGCTTTACAATATGGCCACCATTAATCAGCGCAGGGGTAATAATTTTAAGGCCGAAAGCTATTTGAAGAAATACATCAAGTTAGATACCACTACCTTTGCTGTTTATAAGCAACTGGCCAACTTTGCTGCTACCAAAGCCGACTTTACAGCTCAGCTTGCCTATTTGCAGAGAGCTAATAAACTTGATTCCATTGAATTTGACGTTGCGGCAGATCTGAGCGACCTTTATGTTAAACTTAAATTTAATCAGCAGGCAGAAAAGGTTTTATCAGTAGCTATAGCGGCCGATCCTGAAAATATTGTTTTACTGCAAAGCTTACTGAAGCTGGCATCGGCACAAAAAAAGTGGCAACTGGCCGTAAAAACCGGTGAGCAATTGTTACAGGCCGGAGATGGTTCTGCGTTTACGGCAACCAAACTGGGCGTAGCTTATTACCAGATGAAAAGCTATCGTTGTGGCATTGAAACGCTGGCTGCCCTGCCGGATATATTTCAAACCGAAGTAACCGCGTATTTTACCGGGGCTTGTTACAAACAGTTGAAAGATCCTAAAAATGCTGTTTATTATTTTGACAAAGCTATCAAGTTGAGCATATCGCCAAGTACCAATACCTATTACAGCGAAATGGGCGATACTTACGAAGGCATGAAACTGTTAAGCAAAGCGCAGTCATCCTATCAAAAAGCCCTGTTATATGATGAGAAGCCGCTTACACTTTATTTCTTAGCCAACTTGTTCGACAGGCAACTAAAAGATCCATCCAGCGCTTTGAAATACTTTAAAAAGTACTTGGCTTCAAAGCCCGATGCTAACGAGGAAAAAGATTATATAGCCTACAGCAAAAGTCGCGTTGAGCAATTAACAGCTGCTAAAAAATAG
- a CDS encoding prolipoprotein diacylglyceryl transferase: MHFPIEIKLGSIVLPLHLVFETLAYFVGYRYYAYLRKHGTDSITDDKRLLIFIGAAFGAFIGSHLVGIFEHPENLKSLSLVYFLGNKTIVGGMLGGLIGVELVKKQIGVTVSSGDLMVYPLILAMIIGRIGCFLAGLEDGTYGVPSTLPWAINFGDGIPRHPTNLYEILFWVALWLILRAVERKYKFANGVRFKIFLASYLLFRLMIEFIKPAYFFPIGLSTIQLVCIAGLLYYYKVFIQPYTLFQLKPNA; this comes from the coding sequence TTGCATTTTCCTATTGAAATAAAACTTGGCAGCATCGTTCTACCACTGCATTTAGTTTTTGAAACGCTTGCCTATTTTGTAGGTTACCGTTATTATGCCTACCTGCGTAAGCACGGTACCGACAGCATAACTGATGATAAACGCTTGCTCATTTTTATAGGTGCTGCTTTCGGGGCATTTATAGGCTCGCATTTGGTAGGCATTTTTGAACACCCCGAAAACTTGAAAAGTTTAAGTCTTGTTTATTTTTTGGGCAACAAAACCATTGTGGGCGGCATGCTTGGTGGTTTAATTGGTGTCGAGTTGGTTAAAAAACAAATAGGAGTGACCGTTTCTTCCGGCGACCTGATGGTTTACCCGCTCATATTAGCCATGATAATTGGCAGGATAGGTTGTTTTTTAGCAGGACTGGAAGATGGAACGTATGGCGTGCCTTCAACTTTACCCTGGGCCATTAACTTTGGCGATGGCATACCACGGCATCCAACCAATTTATATGAAATACTTTTTTGGGTAGCGCTTTGGTTAATTTTGCGTGCTGTTGAGCGCAAATACAAATTTGCTAATGGCGTAAGGTTCAAAATTTTTCTGGCAAGTTATCTGCTTTTCAGATTGATGATAGAGTTTATTAAACCTGCCTATTTTTTCCCCATAGGCTTATCAACTATACAATTGGTTTGTATAGCCGGATTGTTGTATTATTATAAAGTTTTTATCCAACCGTATACACTTTTTCAACTTAAACCAAATGCCTGA
- a CDS encoding FUSC family protein yields MKDSKFASLTDEELLAEKAKAKSAAITNAVLCGFIIGIAIYSTYKNGLGLFTFLPLFFVYMMFNSNKKNTGLKDELAARNIKE; encoded by the coding sequence ATGAAGGACTCAAAATTTGCCTCATTAACCGACGAGGAATTATTAGCCGAGAAAGCGAAGGCTAAATCTGCAGCTATAACCAATGCTGTACTATGCGGTTTTATTATTGGCATAGCAATATACAGTACTTATAAAAACGGACTGGGCTTGTTTACTTTCCTGCCGTTGTTCTTCGTTTACATGATGTTCAACAGCAACAAAAAGAACACAGGTCTTAAAGATGAATTAGCAGCCAGAAATATAAAGGAGTAA